Proteins from one Deltaproteobacteria bacterium genomic window:
- a CDS encoding YkgJ family cysteine cluster protein, with protein sequence MNARNAVGGFAVLVAIYDFYDQYAIRFPSACAPGCSTCCTWNVTATSLEADYLLEILDADARRRIAQALPRPGEPVWYRPTVTINETAACFLAMRDPPEDRGIHTKGRCLFLDDHGLCKVYARRPFACRAMSSCNRCEERGEALMDPFLLSVNLAVYQIIEDLDTGGCTGNLIDLLVKEPSPGDMQKPWLIENRPLPGFIVEPAYARGFSAFLTALREATGLRYEEKKGDSGR encoded by the coding sequence ATGAACGCACGAAATGCAGTCGGTGGATTTGCGGTTCTTGTCGCCATTTACGACTTTTACGATCAGTATGCGATCAGGTTCCCATCGGCCTGTGCCCCGGGATGTTCGACCTGTTGCACATGGAACGTGACAGCGACGAGCCTCGAGGCCGATTATCTCCTTGAGATACTGGACGCGGATGCCAGAAGGCGGATCGCGCAGGCCCTGCCAAGGCCGGGTGAGCCTGTCTGGTACCGCCCGACAGTCACCATCAACGAAACTGCTGCCTGTTTTCTGGCCATGAGGGATCCCCCGGAGGACAGGGGCATTCATACCAAGGGAAGGTGCCTTTTTCTTGATGACCACGGTCTCTGCAAGGTATACGCGCGACGTCCTTTCGCATGCAGGGCTATGAGTTCGTGCAACCGGTGCGAAGAGAGGGGCGAGGCGCTCATGGACCCATTTCTCCTGTCTGTCAACCTTGCCGTGTACCAGATTATTGAGGACCTGGACACGGGTGGCTGTACAGGAAACCTAATCGATCTCCTCGTGAAGGAGCCCTCTCCCGGAGATATGCAGAAGCCATGGCTCATCGAGAATAGGCCCCTTCCAGGCTTTATTGTGGAACCGGCATATGCAAGGGGCTTCTCTGCCTTTCTCACCGCTCTTCGGGAGGCGACCGGCCTGAGGTACGAAGAGAAGAAGGGCGATAGCGGACGATGA
- the purB gene encoding adenylosuccinate lyase, with product MLERYSRPEMKALWSQETRLRTWLEVEILAAEAWSELGMIPVEAARDIREKAAFDLARVEEIEQETRHDVIAFLTNVAEFVGPSARYLHWGLTSSDMLDTAQAVIFVRALNIILQDVDGLMEVIRKRAYEHKNTVMIGRSHGIHAEPITFGLKLALWYDELARNRRRLLAAKENIAYGKISGAVGTFAHIDPRIEEYVCERLGLKPAPISNQVIQRDRYAEVFCALAILAGTVEKIAIEIRHLQRTEVLEAEEYFSAGQKGSSAMPHKRNPILSENLTGLARMVRAYAVPALEDIALWHERDISHSSVERFICPDAFITADFMLARLTQLLDRLLVYPERMRRNLDLLKGLIFSQDVLLALTQKGLGREKAYRIVQKAAMKVWEGKGEFKSLLLADEELSQYLTHDEVASIFDLSHHLRHVDTIFQRVFGRKEA from the coding sequence ATGCTTGAACGATACAGTAGGCCGGAGATGAAGGCCTTGTGGAGCCAGGAAACCCGGCTTAGGACATGGCTCGAGGTGGAGATCCTTGCCGCCGAGGCGTGGTCCGAGTTGGGAATGATCCCGGTCGAGGCCGCACGGGACATTCGTGAAAAGGCCGCTTTCGACTTGGCCCGCGTGGAGGAGATCGAGCAGGAGACACGCCACGACGTCATCGCCTTTCTCACGAATGTTGCCGAGTTCGTGGGCCCGTCGGCCCGCTATCTCCACTGGGGCCTCACCTCCTCGGACATGCTGGACACGGCCCAGGCGGTCATTTTCGTCCGCGCCCTCAACATTATCCTCCAGGATGTGGACGGGCTCATGGAGGTCATAAGAAAAAGGGCCTACGAGCACAAGAATACGGTCATGATCGGACGATCCCACGGGATCCACGCCGAGCCCATCACCTTTGGGCTCAAGCTTGCCCTCTGGTACGACGAGTTGGCGAGGAACAGGAGGCGACTCCTGGCGGCCAAGGAAAACATCGCCTACGGAAAGATCTCAGGGGCGGTCGGGACCTTTGCCCACATCGATCCCCGGATCGAGGAGTACGTCTGCGAGCGCCTGGGCCTCAAGCCCGCCCCGATCTCGAATCAGGTGATCCAGCGGGACAGGTACGCCGAGGTCTTCTGCGCCCTTGCCATCCTCGCTGGCACTGTTGAGAAGATCGCCATCGAGATCCGTCATCTTCAGAGGACCGAGGTCCTTGAGGCCGAGGAGTATTTCAGCGCCGGCCAGAAGGGCTCGTCTGCCATGCCCCACAAGCGGAATCCGATCCTTTCCGAGAATTTGACAGGGCTGGCAAGGATGGTCCGCGCGTATGCGGTTCCGGCCCTTGAAGACATCGCCCTCTGGCACGAAAGGGACATCAGTCATTCCTCGGTCGAGCGGTTCATCTGCCCGGACGCCTTCATTACGGCAGATTTCATGCTCGCCCGGCTCACCCAGCTTCTTGATCGGCTTCTCGTATATCCCGAGCGGATGCGTAGGAATCTCGATCTCCTGAAGGGGCTCATCTTTTCACAGGACGTCCTTTTGGCCCTTACGCAAAAGGGGTTAGGGCGCGAAAAGGCCTACAGGATCGTTCAGAAGGCGGCCATGAAGGTCTGGGAGGGAAAGGGCGAATTCAAGTCCCTTCTCCTTGCGGATGAAGAACTTTCCCAATATCTCACGCATGATGAGGTCGCTTCCATATTTGATTTGAGCCACCATCTCCGGCATGTAGATACCATCTTCCAGAGGGTATTCGGGAGGAAAGAGGCTTGA
- a CDS encoding ParB/RepB/Spo0J family partition protein: MKGKGGLGRGIGSLLTQEAIYDVESPGYFLCPIDRIRPNPHQPRRSMGEEALASLARSIREKGVLQPLVVCEEDGAYTIIAGERRWRAAREVGLKTVPVVIKDVSPSEVIELALIENIQREDLNPIEEALAYRRLLDEHGLTHAELAKRVGRDRSSITNFLRLLQLPEPIQQDVLDGRLTMGHARTLLMLDTPEAMAALRDRIVRSGLSVRQAEAWARRLASGSTPSATKDSDPDVRRISEDLARATGLKVRVRPGKRGGRIELLYRNQEEMERIVRLLGG; the protein is encoded by the coding sequence ATGAAAGGAAAAGGAGGACTGGGGCGGGGGATCGGTTCCCTTCTTACCCAGGAGGCCATCTACGACGTCGAGAGCCCCGGCTATTTTCTCTGCCCGATCGACAGGATCAGGCCTAATCCTCATCAGCCCCGGAGGAGCATGGGGGAAGAGGCGCTCGCCTCCCTTGCCAGGTCCATTCGGGAAAAAGGGGTGCTTCAGCCCCTTGTCGTATGCGAGGAAGATGGAGCCTATACGATCATCGCAGGGGAGAGGCGGTGGCGTGCGGCCAGGGAGGTCGGACTCAAGACCGTCCCTGTGGTCATCAAGGATGTAAGTCCTAGCGAGGTCATCGAACTCGCCCTTATCGAAAACATCCAGCGTGAGGACCTGAACCCCATCGAGGAGGCCCTGGCGTATCGTCGGCTCCTTGATGAGCATGGACTAACCCATGCAGAGCTTGCAAAACGCGTTGGACGGGACCGGTCCTCGATCACGAATTTTCTCCGTCTCCTCCAGCTTCCTGAGCCCATCCAACAGGATGTCCTCGACGGGCGGCTCACCATGGGGCACGCCCGAACCCTTCTTATGTTGGACACACCTGAAGCCATGGCCGCCCTACGGGACCGAATCGTGCGTTCCGGTCTCTCCGTCCGTCAGGCCGAGGCATGGGCGCGTCGCCTTGCCTCAGGAAGCACGCCTTCTGCAACAAAGGACTCGGACCCTGATGTCCGCAGGATCTCGGAGGACCTTGCCCGTGCCACGGGCCTGAAGGTCAGGGTCCGTCCCGGAAAAAGGGGCGGACGGATAGAGCTTCTGTATCGCAACCAGGAGGAAATGGAGCGGATCGTGCGTCTTCTCGGCGGATGA
- the pyrE gene encoding orotate phosphoribosyltransferase, which produces MSKDWERLLEIIVRNSYREGTFTLTSGRQSDFYIDCKETTLSAEGAYLCGRLLLDRIRPFLEEIRGVGGMTLGADPLVTAVSVVSFIEGSPLPAFIIRKEKKGHGTGSWIEGKRNIPKGSTVALLEDVVTTGGTLLKAAERTREEGYRVGPVLAVVDREEGGREALEACGLSLTALFTRRDIQKGVSKNGPFAR; this is translated from the coding sequence TTGAGCAAAGATTGGGAACGCCTGCTGGAGATCATCGTCCGCAACTCTTACCGCGAGGGGACATTCACCCTCACATCCGGAAGGCAGAGCGACTTCTACATAGACTGCAAGGAGACCACCCTTTCTGCTGAGGGGGCCTATCTGTGCGGCAGGCTCCTTCTTGATCGGATACGTCCATTTCTTGAAGAGATTCGGGGTGTTGGAGGCATGACCCTCGGGGCCGACCCCCTTGTGACAGCGGTCTCGGTCGTGAGTTTCATCGAGGGGTCCCCTCTTCCCGCCTTCATCATTCGGAAAGAGAAAAAAGGGCATGGAACCGGGTCCTGGATCGAGGGAAAAAGAAACATTCCCAAGGGTAGCACGGTTGCCCTCCTCGAAGACGTGGTGACTACAGGCGGCACCCTCCTTAAGGCAGCAGAAAGGACCCGGGAAGAGGGCTATCGCGTCGGTCCGGTCCTCGCAGTAGTGGATAGGGAGGAGGGCGGTCGCGAGGCCCTGGAGGCCTGCGGCCTCTCGTTAACGGCCCTTTTTACAAGGCGGGATATCCAAAAGGGGGTCTCGAAAAATGGTCCTTTCGCCCGATGA